The following coding sequences lie in one Panicum virgatum strain AP13 chromosome 6N, P.virgatum_v5, whole genome shotgun sequence genomic window:
- the LOC120678248 gene encoding cytosolic sulfotransferase 5-like codes for MDGEGGIFALLKCKLDYPCKKNFNTNKKEIKRKVYYFSCNLVPFLELPFRVLHPVTELEALPSPRLLCTHLPHQLLPSGVPALGCRVVYLCWEPKDVLVSTWHYMNKVHKDFHIELDKALDFFCQGVTLYGPFWDHCLGYWKRSVEEPDRVLFFRYGEMMANPTKHVRMLANFLGAPFSSEEESAGVVEEVVRLCSFESLKSLPVNSTGVSDRIGGLPMENSSYFRSAKVGDWRNYLTEEMARKLDCIVEEKLKGSGLSFSHMELGS; via the exons ATGGATGGCGAGGGCGGCATC TTTGCATTACTAAAATGCAAACTGGACTAcccatgcaaaaaaaatttcaacacaAACAAAAAGGAAATCAAAAGAAAAGTCTATTATTTCTCCTGCAATCTCGTGCCGTTCCTGGAGCTGCCCTTCCGGGTCCTCCACCCCGTCACGGAGCTCGAGGCGCTCCCATCCCCGAGGCTCCTCTGCACGCACCTCCCGCACCAGCTGCTACCCTCAGGCGTGCCAGCTCTCGGCTGCCGGGTGGTGTACCTGTGCTGGGAGCCCAAGGACGTTCTCGTGTCCACGTGGCACTACATGAACAAGGTGCACAAGGACTTCCACATCGAGCTGGACAAGGCCTTGGACTTCTTCTGCCAAGGGGTCACTCTCTACGGGCCTTTCTGGGATCATTGCCTTGGGTATTGGAAGCGGAGCGTGGAGGAGCCCGACAGGGTCCTCTTCTTCAGGTACGGCGAGATGATGGCTAACCCTACCAAGCATGTGAGGATGCTCGCCAACTTCCTCGGTGCTCCATTCTCCAGCGAGGAGGAGAGCGCTggggtggtggaggaggtggtgagGCTCTGCAGCTTCGAGAGCCTCAAGAGTCTCCCGGTAAACTCCACGGGAGTGTCTGATCGGATTGGCGGGTTGCCGATGGAGAACTCGTCCTACTTCAGGTCTGCCAAGGTCGGAGATTGGCGGAACTACTTGACGGAAGAGATGGCAAGGAAGCTGGACTGCATCGTTGAGGAGAAACTGAAAGGATCTGGACTGTCCTTTTCACACATGGAGCTAGGCAGCTAG
- the LOC120680123 gene encoding uncharacterized protein LOC120680123, translating into MAGRFVSHKFVSGICRSTSRLTARASPSARATDPIVPRALEAGIRNNSNVFHGAAVQSGTAVPNNCAIHSYAAARYLGTSPWSCAATKAGCPTTGMPSTVIKKPTFPVSVGGMKRTYSSGAPNKLGHSWGAKLAAWRDRGSVLKLRIAKKLGPDEGDKGWITLMFLATCIGFWFFIMSLYPTARDYGHGRSGSRGCSGCCHCLAGGSKS; encoded by the exons ATGGCTGGCCGCTTCGTCTCCCACAAGTTCGTCTCCGGGATTTGCCGATCGACAAGCCGCCTCACCGCCCGCGCGTCTCCTTCTGCTAGGGCCACCGATCCGATCGTCCCCCGTGCCTTA GAAGCTGGCATCAGAAACAACAGCAATGTCTTCCATGGAGCTGCAGTTCAATCTGGCACCGCTGTCCCCAATAACTGCGCCATCCATAGCTAT GCTGCTGCAAGGTACCTCGGTACATCCCCATGGTCTTGTGCGGCTACTAAAGCAGGCTGCCCAACGACTGGGATGCCATCAACTGTCATCAAGAAGCCAACCTTTCCGGTTTCTGTTGGAGGAATGAAGCGAACTTATTCATCTGGTGCACCCAACAAGCTCGGACATTCTTGGGGAGCCAAACTGGCAGCTTGGCGTGACAGAGGTTCAGTTTTGAAACTTCGTATAGCTAAAAAGCTGGGACC GGATGAAGGCGATAAAGGATGGATTACATTAATGTTCCTTGCAACTTGTATTGGCTTTTGGTTTTTCATTATGTCTCTTTATCCAACAGCAAGGGACTATGGGCATGGCCGTAGTGGTTCCCGTGGTTGCTCTGGTTGCTGCCATTGCCTTGCTGGTGGTTCAAAATCCTAA